In Chryseobacterium sp. C-71, the genomic window ACTGATTTGCCGTTTGTTTTTGTCTGAAGTATCAGAAAGGCTTTTCAGTAGCATCTGCGCATTCAGTTTCATCACAGTCAACGGTGTTCCAAGATCATGCGAAATGGTGTATGAAAAACTGTCTAATTCTTCATTTACTTTTTTAAGTTGCTCATTCAGTCTTTTGATAGTGACGTACTGTCGGTGAGAAGTCTCCAAAATCACATCACGAATAGACTGTACCGAAATTTCGTTTCTGCTGCTCCATCTTCTGGAATTCCCTTTAATTTCTTCTTTAAAAACTTCAAAAGACGTTCTCGGTGAAATAATATTTCTTTCTTCTCCATTTTGAGAAAATACTCCGATTTTCTTTTCGGGATTTCCTGCCCAATTGATATGATCGTCAAATTCTTTTCTGAACCAAATCAGCAATTCGTTTTTACTTTTTTCAACAAAATAAATAACGATTCCACCTACTGTTTCATCAAGATCCAATTCATTACCGAAATCTTTAAGAAAACTACGGCTCATAAATATGGTTTCTTCAGTATTTCGATATGCCCAGTCGACGATCTTGTGAATAACCTCACGTGTCGGCGTCGCACCGTCAGTCACGACATAATTTTCTGAAACTACCGCCAAGCCATCAGCTTCAGGAAGATTTCTGATTTCAGATTTATTTTCTACAAGCGATTCGAATAAGGTGTTGTGTTTTAAAAATTCAGATTTAAGCTGTGATGCTTTTAAATTTAAATCTAAACGATATTCTAATTCTTTTTTTGATTTAAATGAAGAATAGGCATTGGATGCCAAAACTGTGAAAATGCCGGCCTGCACACGATCTTCAAGATCAATATGTTTGGGTTCAGAATTTTGACAAGTCACTAAGCCCCAAAGTTTGTCATCAATAATAATTGACACGCTGAAACTTGAAGAAGCACCTGAATTTTTGATGTACTGCCCATGAATAGGCGACATTACACGTGATGAAACAAAAGTAAGATCAATGCTATCGACCGTTTTGCTAACCAACTTCACCGGCTCTGCATGCACATTGCTAAAAATTCGTTTTCTTTTCTTTTTATAAAGGTCACGAGCCTGTCTCGGAATATCAGATTCGGGATAATGTAAGCCTAAATAACTTTCAAGATTATCATTGATTTTTTCGGCAATCACTTTACCGGAACCATCTTCCATGAATTTGTAGACCATGATACGGTCATAATTGATGATATTGAAAAGCGTGCTTAAAAGCTGATCCCAAATTTCCTGATCGTTATCGATGATGTAAAAATTATCGTACTTATTAGTGATTCTTTTTTCATGATTTTTCAGAAGTGCTTCAAACTCCAAAAAAATCTGATTCTGATTTTTAAAAATTGAAAAGTGATATTCTTTATCTCCGATAAAAATTTTATCGAAGTACGTTTCGTTGTCTCTACGGGTAAGATTTTCTAAAGATTCGAAAATATCAGAAGTCATAACTGTCTGAAAAAGCTCCGGAAAGTCTGTCAGTTTCTTTCCGAAAAAGATTTCAGAATTTTCAACATTAAAAACATCTGTAATATTTTCACTGAAAAACGTAATGGTGTGAGATACTGCATCAATGCCAATCAGGTAACCAAAACTTTGTATGTAGCCCGGAATATGAATGGGCTCTTCATGACATTCAACAAAATTCATAAATAACACTTAAAGAATCAAAGTTAATCATTTTTATTACCTGATAAACACTTTGTGGTACTCAAGTTGAAATTTGTACTGATTATTAATAAAAATTATTACTTTTTAATAGTAATTTAACACAAGTATCTGATTATCAAAGCATAACAGTTAATTTTTATTAAAATATTCTGTGATATGCATAATATTCTGGAGCTTGAAATATTAAATTACTCATCTTTTTTAAACCTCTTTATCAAAGTAAAGCATATAATATTTCCCTTTTTCATCCTGACCCTGCTCAAGCATTTTTCGGTCTCCGTGAATGTAAATATGGAAGTTTTTATCTAATTTAATAATGCTTTTAAAATGTCTCTGCGTTTTTTTCACTGCCGCTTCACTGATTGGAAATTCTTCTGCAATATTAATCTGCATTTCCTGTTCGTAATCAGTCTTAAAATTATTAAAGCTTTCAATGACATGCTCATCTTTCAAAACCTCAGCCGCAAAATCATCCAGCTTAAATTCTTCTTTTTCTTTAAAGAAATTAATAGACTGATTCAGAAAATCTGCCTGGTCAGCCTTTGAAACCTCAAATTCCTGCGGAAGTTGCTTGATGATATAATCTTTATAAACCATCAAAGCTTCCTGTGTGTGAAAATATTCATCGTCACGCTGCTTCACTTTCAGGAAATCTTCGAACCAATAATACATGTCACCATTTTTATTGTTATCAACTACAGAAAGTACGTAACCGCTTTCTTTACTGCTGTTGTAAATCAATGCTGCTTTATCGATTTTCGAAAGACTTATTCCCTGATCTTTATCGATCTCGAATGATTCATTTTTAGGAAAAATCTTTAGGAAAGATTCTCTTTTTTCAGTTTTAAAAATACCAATTTTATCCACTTTGTCGTCACCTTCTCTATCGTCTTCAAAATAAACAACAAACAATTCGCCACCCTGAACTCGTGGATTTTCGGCAGCTTCAAAGAGATGTTTTGCCAGATTTTCAGATTCCCAAAGGAACTTGGCTTTGTCTTCAAAAATTTCTGACACTGAACTGAATACAGGATTATTGACCAAATAAGAATCACTATAAAATTGATACGTTTCTTCAGTTTTGAATGAACCTAAAAAATAATTCTCCAACAATTCTACGGTTCCTTCATCCAGCTGAAGTTCTTCCTGAGAAAGAATAAGAGATTCACCGTTGATTTTATTTCCGACTCTGTGTACTGCAATTTTTGAAAACATCTTTGATTTTTTGTGGACTGCAAAGATAAAAACTATTCTTAAATATTAGAATCATTATAAACTATATAAAACTTTTCTTTTTCAATATTTTCGTAATCAACGACTAACCTTTTCTCTATTTTATGTTTTTCAATAAATACAGTTTCAAAATAATTATTTTTTATGAAATTTTCAAACCATTCTTCGTCAGGAATATTAATATTTTCCATGATAATATTATCAAATTTCATGTTTTTAAATTCAACTTTATTCCCAAAATAAGTGTTTAAAAACTTTACATTTATAACATCTGTATTTGTAAAAACGGTTTCTTCAAATATAACATCTTCAAACTTAACATTAATTAAATCACATTTATTTATTCTTAAAGCCCAAACACCACCTGAAAAGGTAACATTTTCTAGTCTTGATTCTATTATAAATTGTAGACCGAATAAATTATTAGTCAATATTACATTACTTACATTATTATTAATGAATTTATTATCTCTGAATAAATAATTAATTTCGTTTCCGGAAAATTCAATCGGGCTATTCAAATTTTTATTAGATTCATTTATAAAGCACCAAAAAACATTAAAAATTTGAAAACTTTTTTCAATGACAGTGAATCCGTTTTTTTCAAAATTAAATCTTAAGACAAATTGTTTGCTCAACAATTCTTGAAAATTCGTAATTGATTGCGTAAAAATGTCTTTTTTTATAATTTCATTTTCATTGCTAATTATTTCAATAAGATTTGTTTTAATAGAAAATTCCGCGAAATTCTTATTTCCTACTATTTTATCAATAAAGTTGAAATAATTTTCTTGATTAATGATTTTATACTCTTCATAATCATCCTTTTGAAGTAAAATATTTTTATTTTCTTCCCAAAAATATTCTGCAGTTAAAAACTCCCACAAAGAATTATGAAAAAATTCTAAAGCAGTATCTGAATTATCTCTATTAGATTGCTGAAAATAAAAACTTATTAAAAGATATTTACTTATCTCCTTAAGCTTTTCTTCTGAAGCTAAAAGATCCTTTGTAAAACATCTTGTAATGAAAAGTTTTGTAGATTCAAGCTCAAGCAATTTCTCTACAGTTATATATAGCTTCGGTGATTTATAAATTTCAAATGCTATACTTCTGATATATTCTCTTAAATAAGATTTATATAATTTTGAATTTGCTTTAATTTTAGGATTAATATATTCTAACTGTCCATTTGAATCCCAACTTCTTTGAGCTAAAGAATCAAATATTTTATCATAAATAACTGCTTTTGAATCCTTTTCATCAATATTAATATCTGAAATTGCAATAAAATAAATAAGGACAGCTTGTCTTAAAAGTTCTTTTATATGTTTATATTGATTTTGCTCTATTATTAAATCAATATTTCTAACAAATAAATTATTTGGGTGAAATTTTTTAAATTTATCGCAATATTTAATTATTTGTTGATCATTCAAATTATTTAAATGCAATATTAAAGTTTTATCCAAACAAGCATCATAAGTATTCAAATAATTAAATCTAGAAGTCAAAATAATTTTAACTTTATTATTTGCTCTTTTTTTCAATCTATCATATAAATTTCTCAAATCATCATCTGTAATTCCTCCACTCATATATGCTTCGTCTAATCCATCTAAAACTAAAACAAGTTCATCATTGTTAAAATCTACAAAATTAAACCGCTTTTCAACTTCTCTCAGAGGATCATTCACAAAATCCTTTGCTACCAAATCTCTTATTTTAACAAAAATCATTGGTATTTGTGGTAAATCTGAATACTTCTCTAAGTAATCGTAAACAAGTTTATAACAGAAAGATGTTTTTCCTTGACCGGGTTGTCCCAAAACAAAAGCCATATTATAATTTTCGTTAAGATTTTCGTGTTTTTTATTTAACAAAAAAAAGTTTCCGAAATAATCATGAATTGTTTTAATATCAGAAAAATTATGAAAATCTTTATACTCATCCTTTTCCTCTATGTTTTTAAGATTATTTTTATGAATGGAGAATGTAGGCTCAATATATAGATCATTTAGTGCCTCTTTAGTTCCTGCTCTGTCTTGAAGTGGTTTAGTATAGTGATTCTTAAAATCATTATAATTATTTAACAAATGTGAGAACTTATCATTTTGCAAAGAAATTGGATTATTAAAAAATTCAATAAGTTCCTCATATCTCTCTTGATAATTTTGAAATTCTTCTGCTAAATTTTCTCTAAAATTTACGTAATAGATGTATCTTATAT contains:
- a CDS encoding ATP-binding protein; the protein is MNFVECHEEPIHIPGYIQSFGYLIGIDAVSHTITFFSENITDVFNVENSEIFFGKKLTDFPELFQTVMTSDIFESLENLTRRDNETYFDKIFIGDKEYHFSIFKNQNQIFLEFEALLKNHEKRITNKYDNFYIIDNDQEIWDQLLSTLFNIINYDRIMVYKFMEDGSGKVIAEKINDNLESYLGLHYPESDIPRQARDLYKKKRKRIFSNVHAEPVKLVSKTVDSIDLTFVSSRVMSPIHGQYIKNSGASSSFSVSIIIDDKLWGLVTCQNSEPKHIDLEDRVQAGIFTVLASNAYSSFKSKKELEYRLDLNLKASQLKSEFLKHNTLFESLVENKSEIRNLPEADGLAVVSENYVVTDGATPTREVIHKIVDWAYRNTEETIFMSRSFLKDFGNELDLDETVGGIVIYFVEKSKNELLIWFRKEFDDHINWAGNPEKKIGVFSQNGEERNIISPRTSFEVFKEEIKGNSRRWSSRNEISVQSIRDVILETSHRQYVTIKRLNEQLKKVNEELDSFSYTISHDLGTPLTVMKLNAQMLLKSLSDTSDKNKRQISSIIDEIDNMAEMMHDVLQLSRAKHSEIELEDLETQRTIEKITENAKMTFDTPKSVVVIKDCPNVMADKTLLHQVFLNIINNAIKYSSKQDQPEILIEGMEDGEQVIYKITDNGIGIPESEKHRMFKIFNRMDNARKFKGNGIGLSIVHRIMNRIGGNVDYESSVNGTCFILTFQNPKFVKQL
- a CDS encoding nucleoid-associated protein; the protein is MFSKIAVHRVGNKINGESLILSQEELQLDEGTVELLENYFLGSFKTEETYQFYSDSYLVNNPVFSSVSEIFEDKAKFLWESENLAKHLFEAAENPRVQGGELFVVYFEDDREGDDKVDKIGIFKTEKRESFLKIFPKNESFEIDKDQGISLSKIDKAALIYNSSKESGYVLSVVDNNKNGDMYYWFEDFLKVKQRDDEYFHTQEALMVYKDYIIKQLPQEFEVSKADQADFLNQSINFFKEKEEFKLDDFAAEVLKDEHVIESFNNFKTDYEQEMQINIAEEFPISEAAVKKTQRHFKSIIKLDKNFHIYIHGDRKMLEQGQDEKGKYYMLYFDKEV
- a CDS encoding NACHT domain-containing NTPase — its product is MKITLNSSKYLKKINKIEAIKNLFDFNLGSALTEILDVDYSIEMKAFLLLFNTSRNTNLQISKSYGKDQLNKEYDLVAIANEFQKEYKNFLEQEITITKDFFENILKHDNGYLIASYNLFKRFCDQLEIKLPKDIRYIYYVNFRENLAEEFQNYQERYEELIEFFNNPISLQNDKFSHLLNNYNDFKNHYTKPLQDRAGTKEALNDLYIEPTFSIHKNNLKNIEEKDEYKDFHNFSDIKTIHDYFGNFFLLNKKHENLNENYNMAFVLGQPGQGKTSFCYKLVYDYLEKYSDLPQIPMIFVKIRDLVAKDFVNDPLREVEKRFNFVDFNNDELVLVLDGLDEAYMSGGITDDDLRNLYDRLKKRANNKVKIILTSRFNYLNTYDACLDKTLILHLNNLNDQQIIKYCDKFKKFHPNNLFVRNIDLIIEQNQYKHIKELLRQAVLIYFIAISDINIDEKDSKAVIYDKIFDSLAQRSWDSNGQLEYINPKIKANSKLYKSYLREYIRSIAFEIYKSPKLYITVEKLLELESTKLFITRCFTKDLLASEEKLKEISKYLLISFYFQQSNRDNSDTALEFFHNSLWEFLTAEYFWEENKNILLQKDDYEEYKIINQENYFNFIDKIVGNKNFAEFSIKTNLIEIISNENEIIKKDIFTQSITNFQELLSKQFVLRFNFEKNGFTVIEKSFQIFNVFWCFINESNKNLNSPIEFSGNEINYLFRDNKFINNNVSNVILTNNLFGLQFIIESRLENVTFSGGVWALRINKCDLINVKFEDVIFEETVFTNTDVINVKFLNTYFGNKVEFKNMKFDNIIMENINIPDEEWFENFIKNNYFETVFIEKHKIEKRLVVDYENIEKEKFYIVYNDSNI